The Deinococcus humi genome has a segment encoding these proteins:
- the lgt gene encoding prolipoprotein diacylglyceryl transferase: protein MNPVFLQIGTFTIAWYGVLITLGIVIGAWLGTRMARQRGLNANLFSDMILWMIIWGLVGARLVFVLTSWGQFSGTPFPRILLDIINLRSGGISIHGGLIGGILVLIYYTRRYKLNFYQYADLCVPGVAFGVIGGRLGNIMNGTDTVGRVTNWAVGYRWPDSARAFHNGMCQPNPNPNLDLSQYCQNIGGQVVMTAPVHFTQLYGVIIGIILSVASYYWLRSHKPGWTFWQFWLWYSILRAGWEETFRLNPLLPNVYLSQGLDKAGIGLLTETQLISIPLIIVSIIMLIRIRKQPDVPFPVGSQVDSPAGGQAQTR from the coding sequence ATGAATCCTGTCTTCCTTCAAATCGGTACCTTCACGATTGCCTGGTACGGCGTGCTGATCACGCTGGGCATCGTGATCGGCGCGTGGCTCGGCACACGCATGGCCCGGCAGCGCGGCCTGAACGCCAACCTCTTCAGCGACATGATCCTGTGGATGATCATCTGGGGACTGGTCGGCGCGCGGCTGGTCTTCGTGCTGACCTCCTGGGGACAGTTCTCGGGCACCCCCTTTCCGCGGATCCTGCTGGACATCATCAATCTGCGCTCGGGCGGCATCTCGATCCACGGCGGCCTGATCGGCGGCATTCTGGTGCTGATCTACTACACCCGGCGCTACAAGCTCAATTTCTACCAGTACGCGGACCTGTGCGTGCCCGGGGTGGCGTTCGGGGTGATCGGCGGACGGCTGGGCAATATCATGAACGGCACCGACACGGTGGGCCGCGTGACGAACTGGGCCGTCGGCTACCGCTGGCCGGACAGCGCGCGGGCCTTCCACAACGGCATGTGCCAGCCCAACCCCAACCCCAATCTGGATCTGTCGCAGTACTGCCAGAACATCGGCGGTCAGGTGGTTATGACCGCTCCGGTGCATTTCACGCAGCTTTACGGCGTGATCATCGGCATCATCCTGTCCGTTGCCTCGTACTACTGGCTGCGTTCGCATAAGCCGGGCTGGACCTTCTGGCAGTTCTGGCTGTGGTACAGCATTCTGCGCGCCGGTTGGGAAGAAACCTTCCGGCTTAACCCGCTGCTGCCCAACGTGTACCTCAGCCAGGGGCTGGACAAGGCGGGCATCGGCCTGCTCACCGAGACGCAGCTCATCAGCATTCCCCTGATCATCGTGAGCATCATCATGCTGATCCGCATTCGTAAGCAGCCGGATGTGCCGTTCCCGGTGGGCAGTCAGGTGGATTCGCCCGCAGGTGGGCAGGCGCAAACGCGTTAG
- the tatA gene encoding twin-arginine translocase TatA/TatE family subunit, protein MGPLEIILIIVVIALVFGASKLPQLGKGLGQGIKEFKRETGKTDADTTEGVTPITDVSSRQIDPVTGAPLPTERETVGNRRA, encoded by the coding sequence ATGGGTCCCCTGGAAATTATTCTGATTATCGTCGTGATCGCCCTCGTCTTTGGGGCCAGCAAGTTGCCGCAGCTGGGCAAGGGCCTGGGCCAGGGCATCAAGGAATTCAAGCGCGAGACGGGCAAGACCGATGCCGACACCACCGAAGGGGTCACGCCCATCACTGACGTGTCCTCGCGCCAGATCGATCCCGTGACCGGCGCGCCGCTGCCCACCGAACGCGAGACCGTCGGCAACCGCCGCGCGTAA
- the acnA gene encoding aconitate hydratase AcnA encodes MATDKAMNLFDARDTLTTQSGQKLYFYNLNKFEQQGHDISRLPVSIKVLLESVLREANEYDVRREDVLTVAGWSPRNEEVEIPFKPARVILQDFTGVPAVVDLAAMRSAMVAMGGDPNKINPLIPVDLVIDHSVQVDEFGTEFALANNMAIEFERNRERYEFLRWGQQAFDNFGVVPPASGIVHQVNLEYLAKGVQSRPEDDGIVVYPDSLVGTDSHTTMINGLGIVGWGVGGIEAEAVMLGQPIYMLMPEVVGFKITGRMPEGATATDLALRVTQMLREKGVVGKFVEFYGAGLSNMTLPDRATIANMAPEYGATMGFFPVDDEALRYLRRTGRLEDEIELVEAYYKAQNMFRTDETPDPVFTDTIELDLGTIVPSLAGPKRPQDRVNLNDMHTVFAEALTAPVKARGFELSTDQLNAQGQITGTDLKIGHGAVTLASITSCTNTSNPSVLIAAGLVAKKAVEQGLTVKPWVKTSLAPGSRVVTDYLENAGLQTYLDQIGFNTVGYGCMTCIGNSGPLPEPVIEAINGGDLVAASVLSGNRNFEGRINPHIKANYLASPPLVVAYALAGTVVNDIVNDPIGTGKDGQPVYLRDVWPSNAEIQDIMDRAINAEMFKRVYDGIEKSNAEWNAIPVSEGALYDWNADSTYIQNPPFFDALAGGPSEIESIEGARVLVKVGDSVTTDHISPAGSFKADTPAGKYLTDRGIKPVDFNSYGSRRGNDRIMTRGTFANIRLKNQLAPGTEGGFTTDFTTGNVTSIYDAAQNYKASNIPLFVLAGKDYGMGSSRDWAAKGTMLLGVKAVLAESFERIHRSNLVGMGVLPLQYKNGDTAESLGIMGDELIDVVLPADLKPRQDVTLRVGKNGVTREITVQCRIDTPVEIDYYKNGGILQTVLRSILERSKGEVKA; translated from the coding sequence ATGGCTACCGATAAGGCGATGAACCTGTTTGACGCGCGCGACACCCTGACCACCCAGAGTGGGCAGAAACTCTACTTTTACAACCTGAACAAGTTTGAACAGCAGGGCCATGACATCTCCAGGCTGCCCGTGAGCATCAAGGTGCTGCTGGAGAGCGTCTTGCGCGAGGCCAACGAATACGACGTGCGCCGCGAGGACGTGCTCACTGTGGCGGGCTGGAGCCCCAGGAATGAAGAGGTCGAGATTCCCTTCAAGCCTGCCCGCGTGATTCTGCAGGACTTTACCGGCGTGCCCGCCGTCGTCGATCTGGCGGCCATGAGGAGCGCCATGGTGGCGATGGGCGGCGATCCCAACAAGATCAACCCCCTGATTCCCGTCGATCTGGTCATCGATCACTCGGTGCAGGTGGACGAATTCGGCACCGAGTTCGCGCTGGCGAACAACATGGCAATCGAGTTCGAGCGCAACCGCGAGCGTTACGAGTTCCTGCGTTGGGGCCAGCAGGCCTTCGACAACTTCGGCGTGGTGCCGCCCGCTTCCGGGATCGTTCACCAGGTCAACCTGGAGTACCTGGCCAAGGGCGTGCAGAGCCGTCCTGAGGACGACGGGATCGTGGTCTACCCCGACAGTCTGGTGGGCACCGATTCCCACACCACCATGATCAACGGTCTGGGCATCGTGGGCTGGGGTGTCGGCGGCATCGAGGCCGAGGCCGTCATGCTGGGGCAGCCGATCTACATGCTGATGCCAGAAGTGGTGGGCTTCAAGATCACGGGCCGGATGCCGGAAGGCGCCACCGCTACGGACCTCGCGCTGCGCGTGACCCAGATGCTGCGCGAGAAGGGCGTGGTCGGCAAGTTCGTGGAGTTCTACGGCGCGGGCCTGAGCAACATGACCCTGCCGGACCGCGCCACCATTGCCAACATGGCCCCGGAATACGGCGCGACGATGGGCTTCTTCCCGGTGGACGACGAGGCGCTGCGTTACCTGCGCCGTACCGGGCGCCTGGAAGACGAGATCGAGCTGGTGGAGGCGTATTACAAGGCGCAGAACATGTTCCGCACCGATGAAACGCCAGACCCCGTGTTCACCGACACCATCGAGCTGGACCTGGGTACCATCGTTCCCAGCCTGGCCGGTCCCAAGCGTCCGCAGGACCGCGTGAACCTGAACGACATGCACACGGTCTTTGCCGAGGCGCTGACCGCCCCCGTCAAGGCGCGCGGCTTCGAGCTGTCCACGGACCAGCTGAACGCGCAGGGCCAGATCACCGGCACCGACCTGAAGATCGGCCACGGCGCCGTTACGCTGGCCTCCATCACCTCCTGCACCAACACCAGCAACCCAAGCGTGCTGATCGCCGCCGGACTGGTGGCCAAGAAGGCCGTGGAGCAGGGGTTGACCGTCAAGCCCTGGGTCAAGACCTCGCTGGCCCCCGGCAGCCGCGTCGTGACCGATTACCTGGAAAACGCGGGCCTGCAGACCTATCTGGACCAGATCGGCTTCAACACCGTCGGCTACGGCTGCATGACCTGCATCGGCAACAGCGGGCCGCTGCCTGAGCCCGTGATCGAGGCCATCAACGGCGGCGATCTGGTGGCGGCCAGCGTCCTGAGCGGCAACCGCAACTTCGAGGGCCGCATCAACCCGCACATCAAGGCCAACTACCTGGCCTCGCCGCCCCTGGTGGTGGCCTACGCACTGGCCGGGACGGTGGTGAACGACATCGTGAACGACCCGATCGGCACGGGCAAGGACGGCCAGCCGGTATACCTGCGCGACGTATGGCCCAGCAACGCCGAGATTCAGGACATCATGGACCGCGCGATCAACGCCGAGATGTTCAAGCGGGTCTACGACGGCATCGAGAAGAGCAACGCGGAGTGGAACGCCATCCCTGTTTCCGAAGGCGCACTGTACGACTGGAACGCCGACAGCACCTACATTCAGAACCCGCCCTTCTTCGACGCTCTGGCAGGCGGCCCCAGCGAGATCGAGTCCATTGAGGGCGCCCGCGTGCTGGTCAAGGTGGGCGACAGCGTGACCACCGATCACATCTCGCCCGCAGGCAGCTTCAAGGCTGATACCCCCGCCGGGAAGTACCTGACCGACCGTGGCATTAAACCCGTGGATTTCAACAGCTACGGCAGCCGCCGGGGCAATGACCGGATCATGACGCGCGGCACCTTCGCCAACATTCGCCTGAAGAACCAGCTCGCACCCGGCACCGAGGGCGGCTTTACCACCGACTTCACCACCGGCAATGTGACCAGCATCTACGACGCTGCGCAGAACTACAAGGCCAGCAACATCCCGCTGTTCGTGCTGGCAGGCAAGGACTACGGCATGGGCAGTAGCCGCGACTGGGCCGCCAAGGGCACCATGCTGCTGGGCGTGAAAGCGGTGCTGGCCGAGAGCTTCGAGCGCATCCACCGCAGCAACCTGGTGGGCATGGGCGTGCTGCCACTGCAGTACAAGAACGGCGACACCGCCGAGAGCCTGGGCATCATGGGCGACGAACTGATTGACGTGGTGCTGCCTGCTGACCTGAAGCCGCGTCAGGACGTCACCCTGCGCGTGGGCAAGAACGGCGTGACCCGCGAGATCACCGTCCAGTGCCGCATCGATACCCCGGTGGAGATTGACTACTACAAGAATGGCGGCATCCTGCAAACGGTCTTGAGGAGCATTCTGGAGCGCAGCAAGGGCGAAGTTAAGGCTTAA
- the tatC gene encoding twin-arginine translocase subunit TatC yields MSPKTVPSTDLKSAPLFDHLDELRKRLVISVIFLVIGMSVAFVYRVQLIDWVKGPLQYSELYTAGKVQVVTYTLTEPLLLSLNLAFWAGLGLALPFILGQVWGFISPGLYPSERRWAIPFIVGAGLSFLGGAVFGYKLVLPTMVPFLVEFLAGAVTPILGLGQYIGTVTTFLVAFGLAFEMPILAIILTRIGIVNHVMLRKGWRFALVAIMIAAAVITPTPDPTNMMLVAVPLYVLFELSVLLSRAFRLPPPEEEETPALGL; encoded by the coding sequence ATGTCCCCCAAAACCGTCCCCAGTACGGACCTGAAGAGCGCCCCTCTGTTCGATCACCTGGACGAACTCCGCAAGCGGCTGGTCATCAGCGTGATCTTTCTGGTCATCGGGATGTCGGTGGCCTTCGTCTATCGCGTGCAACTGATCGACTGGGTCAAGGGACCGCTGCAGTATTCGGAGCTGTACACCGCCGGCAAGGTCCAGGTGGTGACCTATACCCTGACTGAGCCGCTGCTGCTCAGCCTGAACCTGGCCTTCTGGGCGGGCCTGGGGCTGGCGCTGCCTTTCATCCTGGGTCAGGTCTGGGGCTTTATCTCGCCGGGGCTGTATCCCAGCGAGCGGCGCTGGGCCATTCCATTCATCGTTGGGGCGGGTCTGTCGTTCCTGGGCGGCGCCGTCTTCGGCTACAAGCTGGTACTTCCCACAATGGTGCCCTTTCTGGTGGAATTCCTCGCGGGGGCCGTCACGCCGATCCTGGGCCTGGGCCAGTACATCGGCACAGTCACGACGTTCCTGGTCGCCTTTGGGCTGGCCTTCGAAATGCCGATCCTGGCGATCATCCTGACCCGCATCGGCATCGTGAACCACGTGATGCTGCGCAAGGGCTGGCGCTTCGCGCTGGTGGCCATCATGATCGCCGCCGCCGTCATCACGCCCACGCCGGACCCCACCAACATGATGCTGGTGGCCGTGCCGCTGTACGTGCTGTTCGAGCTGAGCGTGCTGCTCTCGCGGGCCTTCCGCCTGCCGCCTCCCGAAGAGGAAGAAACCCCCGCGCTGGGCCTCTGA
- a CDS encoding SDR family oxidoreductase, whose amino-acid sequence MTLFRLDGKRALVTGGSRGIGLAAAHDLARLGARVTIAARHERTLKAAADAIGARWVVADVSTQEGVTAALEAAGQIDVLVSNAGGPPPGKPSEVSEEAWQAGYDTTFLSTVRLANGVLAGMRQRRWGRIIAITSLAVGRPSPTLPVSNAMRAAVTNYLRTLALEVAADGVTCNTVAPGYTATDRLKALNTDPSDADRLTARIPARRFGQPNEVAAAIAFLATPEAAYITGQELLVDGGWSI is encoded by the coding sequence GCAGGGGAATCGGGCTGGCGGCGGCGCATGACCTGGCCCGGCTGGGCGCACGGGTCACGATTGCCGCGCGGCACGAACGGACCCTCAAGGCGGCGGCGGACGCCATTGGCGCGCGCTGGGTGGTGGCCGATGTCAGCACCCAGGAGGGCGTGACGGCGGCGCTGGAAGCTGCGGGTCAGATCGATGTTCTGGTCAGCAACGCGGGCGGTCCCCCGCCGGGAAAACCCAGCGAGGTCAGCGAAGAAGCGTGGCAGGCCGGGTACGACACCACCTTCCTCAGCACCGTGCGGCTGGCGAACGGAGTGCTGGCAGGGATGCGCCAGCGGCGGTGGGGCCGCATCATCGCCATCACCAGCCTGGCGGTGGGGCGGCCCTCGCCCACCCTGCCGGTCAGCAACGCCATGCGGGCCGCCGTGACCAATTACCTGCGAACGCTGGCGCTGGAGGTGGCCGCCGACGGCGTGACCTGCAACACCGTCGCGCCGGGCTACACCGCCACGGATCGCCTGAAAGCCCTGAACACCGATCCCAGCGACGCCGACAGACTGACCGCCCGCATTCCTGCCCGCCGCTTCGGACAGCCCAACGAGGTGGCGGCGGCAATTGCTTTTCTGGCAACGCCCGAGGCCGCCTACATCACCGGGCAGGAACTGCTGGTGGACGGCGGCTGGAGCATCTGA
- a CDS encoding ABC transporter permease, whose protein sequence is MSRPQLSAAPPTRSSTGALAWSIARAHLSRRRTQNLLTIGGIAVGVMALIAALSLTNGFTRALVDATLRASPHLSLNSFSPEGRDPELEQTIKADSRVLAFTPFLADKGLLTRPAGPGNRAGVDFATLFGVAPEAAQVLQLPPQESRLLGTLGPGEILLGSALARSIGGFTGDEVRLLNSTQRRGSFTVKGIFTTGNYLIDSAYAFTSLATLQNLQATTNITGYQLRLTDPNLAPDVGAELTRPRAYSSLPWQSIYGTLLDQLALQKKVIGFVVFLIVIVAAFGIANVLTLAVFEKTQEIAILRAIGATRGLITRIFLLEGLVLGLGGLLLGNLLGLGISAYFTVRPFQIPGDLYFITSLPVEVRWTDLLGVNVVGLITTLLAALIPARRAANIEPARIIR, encoded by the coding sequence ATGTCCCGCCCACAGCTGTCCGCTGCCCCGCCCACCCGTTCCAGCACGGGGGCGCTGGCGTGGTCCATCGCGCGGGCACACCTGTCGAGGCGGCGCACCCAGAACCTGCTGACGATTGGTGGGATTGCCGTGGGGGTGATGGCCCTGATCGCCGCCCTGAGCCTGACCAATGGCTTTACCCGCGCCCTGGTGGATGCCACCCTGCGTGCCAGCCCTCACCTGAGCTTGAACTCCTTCAGTCCCGAGGGACGTGACCCTGAACTGGAACAGACCATCAAGGCCGATTCACGTGTGCTGGCCTTCACGCCCTTCCTGGCCGATAAGGGGCTGCTCACACGCCCCGCGGGTCCGGGCAACCGCGCGGGGGTAGACTTCGCCACTCTGTTCGGTGTGGCGCCGGAAGCCGCGCAGGTGCTGCAACTGCCGCCGCAGGAAAGCAGGCTGCTCGGTACGCTGGGGCCAGGAGAGATCCTGCTCGGCTCGGCGCTGGCCCGAAGCATCGGCGGCTTTACCGGCGACGAGGTGCGGCTGCTGAACAGCACCCAGCGCCGGGGCAGTTTCACGGTCAAGGGCATCTTTACCACCGGCAATTACCTGATCGACAGTGCCTACGCCTTTACCAGTCTGGCGACGTTGCAGAACTTGCAGGCCACCACCAACATCACCGGCTACCAGTTGCGCCTGACCGATCCCAACCTCGCCCCGGACGTCGGTGCTGAGCTGACCCGGCCCCGCGCCTACAGTTCCCTGCCGTGGCAGAGCATCTATGGCACGCTGCTGGATCAACTGGCCTTGCAGAAGAAGGTTATCGGCTTCGTGGTCTTTCTGATCGTGATCGTCGCGGCCTTCGGGATTGCCAATGTTCTGACGCTGGCGGTGTTCGAGAAGACCCAGGAAATTGCCATCCTGCGCGCGATCGGGGCCACGCGCGGGCTGATCACGCGGATTTTCCTGCTGGAGGGGCTGGTGCTGGGCCTGGGCGGCTTGCTGCTGGGCAACCTGCTGGGCCTGGGCATCAGCGCGTATTTCACCGTGCGGCCCTTCCAGATTCCGGGCGATCTGTACTTCATCACCTCACTGCCGGTGGAGGTGCGCTGGACCGATCTGCTGGGCGTGAACGTCGTGGGCCTGATCACCACGCTGCTGGCTGCCCTGATCCCCGCCCGCCGCGCCGCCAACATTGAGCCCGCCCGGATTATTCGTTGA
- a CDS encoding 3D domain-containing protein, giving the protein MVSKLNRWAFGVLFGFAGLACATPALPASSVASDAVRQAMVVPPPPAPAPIVRRAPAPALVARPQATAQAQAAQARAAAVAQAQREQAQARPAAPAPVAAITARGRSAIVRATAYNSLAGQTDSTPFITATGTRTRPGVVALSRDMLRSFPYGTRITIEDLSGRYNNLLRGRTFIVEDTMAARKTGSLDIWMSTRSQAINFGARQVRITAIR; this is encoded by the coding sequence ATGGTTTCAAAACTCAATCGCTGGGCCTTTGGTGTCCTGTTCGGCTTTGCGGGCCTGGCCTGCGCAACTCCTGCCCTTCCCGCAAGTTCGGTGGCCAGTGACGCTGTTCGTCAGGCCATGGTGGTCCCGCCGCCTCCTGCTCCTGCCCCCATCGTTCGGCGCGCTCCGGCCCCAGCCCTGGTGGCCCGGCCACAGGCCACGGCGCAGGCCCAGGCCGCCCAGGCCCGCGCCGCCGCCGTGGCTCAGGCGCAGCGGGAGCAGGCTCAGGCCAGGCCCGCCGCGCCCGCGCCCGTGGCCGCGATCACTGCGCGGGGGCGCTCAGCCATTGTGCGCGCCACCGCCTACAACAGCCTGGCGGGACAGACCGACAGCACGCCGTTCATCACCGCTACCGGCACCCGCACACGGCCCGGCGTGGTGGCCCTGAGCCGTGACATGCTGCGTTCCTTCCCGTACGGTACCCGCATCACCATCGAGGACCTTAGTGGGCGCTACAACAACCTGCTGCGCGGCCGCACCTTTATCGTCGAGGACACCATGGCCGCCCGCAAGACCGGCAGCCTGGATATCTGGATGAGCACCCGCAGTCAGGCCATCAACTTTGGCGCGCGGCAGGTGCGGATCACGGCCATTCGCTGA